A genomic segment from Streptosporangium roseum DSM 43021 encodes:
- a CDS encoding flavin reductase family protein codes for MTETLPGRAVDGERFRQALAVHAAGVVVVTAQSEGIPAGLTATSFSSVSLAPPLVSFYVDQSSTTWPWLRQADHFAVNVLASDQAELASRFARKGVDRFAAPTSWRPGPLGVPLLNGASAQLICSPHSTVDIGDHVLVVGLVTETNLDPGGRPLLYHQGRFGRFTPHS; via the coding sequence ATGACCGAGACCCTGCCCGGCCGGGCGGTCGACGGCGAGCGGTTCCGGCAGGCGCTGGCCGTCCACGCCGCCGGGGTGGTCGTGGTCACCGCGCAGTCCGAGGGGATCCCGGCCGGCCTGACGGCCACCTCGTTCTCCTCGGTCAGCCTCGCGCCCCCGCTGGTCTCCTTCTACGTCGACCAGTCCTCGACCACCTGGCCCTGGCTCCGCCAGGCCGACCACTTCGCGGTGAACGTGCTGGCCAGCGACCAGGCCGAGCTGGCCTCCCGGTTCGCGCGCAAGGGCGTCGACCGCTTCGCCGCCCCGACCTCCTGGCGGCCCGGCCCGCTGGGCGTCCCCCTCCTGAACGGCGCGTCCGCCCAGCTGATCTGCTCACCGCACTCCACCGTCGACATAGGAGACCACGTCCTCGTGGTCGGCCTCGTCACCGAGACCAACCTCGACCCCGGAGGCCGCCCGCTCCTCTACCATCAGGGCCGCTTCGGCCGCTTCACCCCGCACTCCTGA
- a CDS encoding glutathione S-transferase family protein, translating into MKLGREISDGGRFVRQPNRFTARIEEGGEHPPEPGRYRLYASYACPWAHRSLIVRELLGLQDVVGVTIVDPIRDEKGWRIPGGDPVTGVEYLSELYLASDPGYRGRYTVPCVWDAAAERLVTNDYPQITLTLETAFAPWHAEGAPDLYPAALRGEIDALNEVIFDGLNNGVYRAGFATSQEAYDEAVTKVFDTLDLLEERLATRSHLHGDALTESDVRLYPTLARFDAVYHSHFKCAVRRLTDYPVLWAYARRLYAIPAFRDTTDFDQIKRHYFMTQTNINPSRIVPRGPELDWTAG; encoded by the coding sequence ATGAAGCTGGGACGCGAGATCTCCGACGGCGGACGCTTCGTGCGGCAGCCGAACCGGTTCACGGCGCGGATCGAGGAGGGCGGCGAGCATCCGCCCGAGCCCGGCCGCTACCGGCTCTACGCCTCCTACGCCTGCCCATGGGCGCACCGCTCGCTCATCGTGCGCGAGCTGCTCGGCCTCCAGGACGTCGTCGGCGTGACGATCGTCGACCCGATCAGGGACGAGAAGGGCTGGCGGATCCCCGGCGGCGACCCGGTCACCGGCGTGGAATACCTCTCGGAGCTCTACCTGGCCTCCGATCCCGGCTACCGGGGCCGCTACACCGTGCCCTGCGTCTGGGACGCCGCCGCCGAGCGGCTGGTCACCAACGACTACCCGCAGATCACCCTCACGCTGGAGACCGCCTTCGCGCCGTGGCACGCCGAGGGCGCGCCCGACCTCTACCCGGCCGCGCTGCGCGGGGAGATCGACGCGCTGAACGAGGTGATCTTCGACGGGCTCAACAACGGCGTCTACCGGGCCGGGTTCGCCACTTCCCAGGAGGCCTACGACGAGGCGGTCACCAAGGTCTTCGACACCCTGGACCTGCTGGAGGAACGGCTCGCCACCCGCTCCCACCTGCACGGCGACGCGCTCACCGAGAGCGACGTGCGGCTCTATCCGACACTCGCCAGGTTCGACGCGGTCTACCACTCCCACTTCAAGTGCGCCGTCCGGCGGCTGACCGACTATCCGGTGCTGTGGGCCTACGCCCGGCGCCTGTACGCGATCCCGGCGTTCCGCGACACGACCGACTTCGACCAGATCAAGCGGCACTACTTCATGACGCAGACGAACATCAACCCGAGCCGGATCGTGCCGCGCGGCCCGGAGCTCGACTGGACGGCCGGGTGA
- a CDS encoding glycoside hydrolase family 9 protein, producing the protein MAAALVTLTPSPAALAEPAPSAAADAPEQIVNGTFDTGTAPWWSTGNTTLELDTGRLCADVPGGTVNPWDVIVGQNDVALVKDETYEYSFFGVATPGHVAKALIQLPADPYTQYLSANPELSVSGNDYAYTFTSPVGLPDAQVVFQLGGSATPWRFCVDDVSLKGGAEPDVYKPDTGPRVRVNMAGYLPAGPKNATLVTERTEAVTWRLRRGSTVVATGTTTPRGVDGSSGQNVHSIDFGSVTAPGTGYTLEADGETSRPFDLDGGFYDRLRTDALKFYYPQRSGIEILDSLRPGYGRPAGHAGVTPNQGDVSVPCQPGVCDYSLDVSGGWYDAGDHGKYVVNGGVSVHQLMAEFERGRTRGAFEDGELDIPESGNGVPDILDEARWEQEFILDMQVPHGEPHAGMAHHKIHDAAWTGLPLLPHLDPQRRELHPPSTAATLNLAATAAQAARLFAPYDAAFAARNLQAARKAWAAAKAEPARYADPADGVGGGAYNDGDVTDEFYWAAAELYLTTGEKEFQDRVLASPHHTGDIWRDRGFDWGNTAQLGRLDLATVPSGLPGRAAVRASVLAGADKYLAVQKAHPYGLPYNPPDFDWGSNNLVLNNMVVMATAHDLSGRAKYRDGVLEGMDYILGRNALNQSYVTGYGEVASRNQHSRWYAHQLDPALPGPPRGTLAGGPNSAIQDPVAQAKLRGCKPQFCYIDDIESWSTNELTINWNSPLAWISAFVADTTPTAPCEVTYTRHGAWPDGFTTQVTVRNTGTEAVDGWALKWSFLGGQRVGDGWGASITQTGATATAGNLSWNKKIKPGGSVTFGFTGRSAPGANPAPERFLLNGALCG; encoded by the coding sequence ATGGCCGCCGCCCTGGTGACGCTCACCCCCTCGCCCGCCGCGCTGGCGGAGCCGGCCCCCTCGGCCGCCGCCGACGCCCCGGAACAGATCGTCAACGGCACCTTCGACACCGGCACGGCTCCCTGGTGGAGCACCGGCAACACCACGCTGGAGCTCGACACCGGCCGGCTCTGCGCCGACGTCCCCGGCGGCACCGTCAACCCGTGGGACGTCATCGTCGGCCAGAACGACGTCGCGCTGGTCAAGGACGAGACCTACGAATACTCCTTCTTCGGCGTCGCGACCCCCGGCCACGTCGCCAAGGCCCTCATCCAGCTCCCCGCCGACCCCTACACGCAGTATCTGTCGGCCAACCCCGAGCTGAGCGTGTCCGGTAACGACTACGCCTACACCTTCACCTCCCCCGTCGGCCTGCCGGACGCCCAGGTGGTGTTCCAGCTCGGGGGGAGCGCCACTCCCTGGCGCTTCTGCGTGGACGACGTCTCGCTCAAGGGCGGCGCCGAGCCCGACGTCTACAAGCCCGACACCGGACCGCGCGTCCGGGTGAACATGGCCGGCTACCTGCCGGCGGGCCCGAAGAACGCCACCCTGGTCACCGAGAGGACCGAGGCCGTGACCTGGAGGCTCAGGAGGGGCTCCACGGTCGTCGCGACCGGGACCACCACCCCGAGAGGGGTGGACGGGAGCTCGGGCCAGAACGTGCACTCGATCGACTTCGGCTCGGTCACCGCTCCCGGCACCGGCTACACGCTGGAGGCCGACGGCGAGACCAGCCGCCCCTTCGACCTCGACGGCGGCTTCTACGACCGGCTCCGCACCGACGCGCTGAAGTTCTACTACCCCCAGCGCAGCGGCATCGAGATCCTGGATTCCCTCCGCCCCGGATACGGCAGGCCCGCCGGCCACGCCGGCGTCACCCCGAACCAGGGCGACGTGAGCGTGCCCTGCCAGCCGGGCGTCTGCGACTACTCCCTCGACGTCAGCGGCGGCTGGTACGACGCGGGCGACCACGGCAAGTACGTGGTCAACGGCGGCGTGTCGGTCCACCAGCTGATGGCCGAGTTCGAACGGGGCAGGACGCGGGGCGCCTTCGAGGACGGGGAGCTGGACATTCCCGAGAGCGGCAACGGGGTGCCCGACATCCTGGACGAGGCCCGCTGGGAGCAGGAGTTCATCCTCGACATGCAGGTCCCCCACGGTGAACCGCACGCCGGGATGGCCCACCACAAGATCCATGACGCCGCCTGGACCGGCCTGCCGCTCCTGCCCCACCTCGACCCGCAGCGGCGGGAGCTGCACCCGCCGTCCACCGCCGCCACCCTCAACCTGGCCGCCACCGCGGCCCAGGCGGCCCGGCTGTTCGCGCCCTACGACGCCGCGTTCGCCGCGCGGAACCTGCAGGCGGCCCGGAAGGCGTGGGCCGCCGCGAAGGCCGAGCCGGCCCGCTACGCCGACCCGGCGGACGGCGTGGGCGGCGGCGCCTACAACGACGGCGACGTGACCGACGAGTTCTACTGGGCGGCGGCCGAGCTCTACCTCACCACCGGTGAGAAGGAGTTCCAGGACCGCGTGCTCGCCTCCCCGCACCACACCGGCGACATCTGGCGCGACCGCGGCTTCGACTGGGGCAACACCGCCCAGCTCGGCCGCCTCGACCTGGCCACCGTCCCCAGCGGGCTGCCCGGCCGCGCCGCCGTACGGGCGTCGGTCCTGGCGGGCGCCGACAAGTATCTCGCCGTGCAGAAGGCGCATCCGTACGGCCTGCCGTACAACCCGCCGGACTTCGACTGGGGCTCCAACAACCTCGTGCTGAACAACATGGTCGTGATGGCCACCGCGCACGACCTGAGCGGCCGGGCGAAGTATCGCGACGGGGTGCTGGAGGGGATGGACTACATCCTGGGCCGCAACGCGCTCAACCAGTCCTACGTGACCGGCTACGGCGAGGTCGCCTCCCGCAACCAGCACAGCCGCTGGTACGCCCACCAGCTCGACCCGGCCCTGCCCGGCCCGCCGCGCGGCACCCTGGCCGGCGGCCCGAACTCCGCCATCCAGGACCCGGTGGCCCAGGCCAAACTCCGCGGCTGCAAGCCCCAGTTCTGCTATATCGACGACATCGAGTCGTGGTCCACCAACGAGCTCACCATCAACTGGAACTCCCCGCTCGCCTGGATCTCGGCCTTCGTCGCCGACACCACCCCCACGGCCCCCTGCGAGGTGACCTACACCCGGCACGGCGCGTGGCCCGACGGCTTCACCACCCAGGTCACCGTACGGAACACCGGCACGGAGGCCGTCGACGGCTGGGCCCTGAAGTGGTCCTTCCTCGGCGGCCAGCGGGTCGGCGACGGCTGGGGCGCGTCCATCACCCAGACGGGGGCGACGGCCACGGCCGGGAACCTGAGCTGGAACAAGAAGATCAAGCCGGGCGGCTCGGTCACCTTCGGCTTCACCGGCAGGAGCGCCCCCGGCGCCAACCCCGCCCCCGAGCGCTTCCTCCTCAACGGGGCGCTCTGCGGGTAG
- a CDS encoding ABC transporter substrate-binding protein, whose amino-acid sequence MIKLRHVPLSVLLVGLLTACGARAAAEPGGPETLELRYQGSAGAVTFPEFAEELGYLGPIKLKWIGNTISGPQDIQAAATGQTDFGGAFNGAIVKLAAAKAPIKAVIGYYGSDKDSYIGYFVADGSPIKGPRDLIGKKIGVNTLGAHLEAVLKEYLKRGGLTPDEIKQVELVVVPPVNTEQALRQGQIDVAALSGILRDKALRRGGIRPLFKDVDLFGPFTAGSVVLTERFIERNPNTTKRFVEAFARAVDWTQTHSREEVVAKAKEIIAKRKRSEDTTAIEFWKSSGVANKGGVIDAREFQTWVDWLEREGEIKKGQVRTEDLFTNAYNPFGGTR is encoded by the coding sequence GTGATCAAGCTCAGACATGTCCCCCTCTCCGTGCTGCTGGTGGGGCTCCTCACCGCCTGCGGCGCGCGGGCCGCCGCGGAACCCGGCGGCCCCGAGACCCTGGAGCTCCGCTACCAGGGCAGCGCCGGCGCCGTCACCTTCCCCGAGTTCGCCGAGGAGCTCGGCTACCTCGGCCCCATCAAGCTCAAGTGGATCGGCAACACGATCTCCGGTCCGCAGGACATCCAGGCCGCGGCCACCGGTCAGACCGACTTCGGCGGCGCCTTCAACGGCGCCATCGTCAAGCTGGCCGCGGCCAAGGCCCCGATCAAGGCCGTGATCGGCTACTACGGCAGCGACAAGGACAGCTACATCGGCTACTTCGTGGCCGACGGCTCACCGATCAAGGGCCCGCGCGACCTGATCGGCAAGAAGATCGGGGTCAACACCCTGGGCGCGCATCTGGAGGCGGTGCTCAAGGAGTACCTCAAGCGCGGCGGGCTGACCCCCGATGAGATCAAGCAGGTCGAACTGGTCGTCGTGCCGCCGGTCAACACCGAGCAGGCGCTCCGCCAGGGCCAGATCGACGTGGCCGCGCTGAGCGGCATCCTCCGCGACAAGGCGCTGCGGCGCGGCGGGATCCGCCCGCTCTTCAAGGACGTCGACCTGTTCGGCCCCTTCACCGCCGGGAGCGTCGTGCTCACCGAGCGGTTCATCGAGCGGAACCCGAACACCACGAAGAGGTTCGTCGAGGCCTTCGCCAGGGCCGTCGACTGGACGCAGACCCACTCCCGCGAGGAGGTCGTCGCCAAGGCGAAAGAGATCATCGCCAAGCGGAAGCGGAGCGAGGACACCACCGCCATCGAGTTCTGGAAGAGCAGCGGGGTGGCCAACAAGGGCGGCGTGATCGACGCCAGGGAGTTCCAGACCTGGGTCGACTGGCTGGAGCGCGAGGGCGAGATCAAGAAGGGGCAGGTCAGGACCGAGGACCTCTTCACCAATGCCTACAACCCGTTCGGAGGCACCCGATGA
- a CDS encoding helix-turn-helix domain-containing protein, with the protein MNHSKWERTGAERRADAYQEAREALLLGQQVYNRRTELGLSQAELAERAGMTQPQVSRLETGGVTPTLALLRRLAKALDAELNVTFKPHAAA; encoded by the coding sequence ATGAATCACAGCAAGTGGGAGCGGACCGGCGCCGAGCGCCGCGCGGACGCCTACCAGGAAGCTCGTGAGGCACTGCTCCTCGGGCAGCAGGTCTACAACCGCCGCACGGAACTCGGCCTTTCACAGGCCGAACTGGCCGAGCGGGCAGGCATGACGCAGCCTCAGGTGTCTCGCCTGGAGACCGGCGGGGTCACCCCTACCCTGGCGCTCCTACGACGCCTGGCGAAAGCACTGGACGCCGAGCTGAACGTCACGTTCAAGCCTCACGCAGCCGCCTGA
- a CDS encoding LLM class flavin-dependent oxidoreductase yields the protein MGTRKLHLNAFLMGVGHHEAAWRHPRAEPARIADVRHYQELARTAERGRLDSVFLADGLALWGDVRHNALGGLEPLTLLAALATVTEHIGLIATVSTTYNEPFHVARKFASLDHISGGRAGWNIVTSASEAEAHNFGVERPAHKDRYDRAAEFLEVVTKLWDSWEDGAILGDRRSGDYADTTRIHALDHVGHHFRVRGPLNTSRPPQGHPLLVQAGSSEDGKEFAARFAEAVFTAQQTLQEGREFYSDLKSRLGRYGRRGDELLVLPGISPIIGSTEREALLLEKELEELIIPEYGVRQLSGILGVDLSGHPLDSPLPEVTPPADGQQSRFKLVTDLARRERLTLRELINRLAGGRGHRVVTGTPEQVADRIQEWFTSGAADGFNIMPPVLPSGLEDFVDYVVPELQVRGLFRTEYEGRTLRQNYGLARPASRFEQKVPVAS from the coding sequence ATGGGCACCAGGAAACTGCATCTGAACGCCTTCCTGATGGGCGTCGGCCACCACGAGGCCGCCTGGCGGCACCCGCGCGCCGAACCCGCCAGGATCGCCGACGTCCGGCACTACCAGGAGCTCGCCCGGACCGCCGAGCGCGGCAGGCTCGACTCGGTCTTCCTCGCCGACGGCCTGGCCCTGTGGGGCGACGTCAGGCACAACGCGCTCGGCGGGCTGGAGCCCCTCACGCTGCTGGCGGCGCTGGCCACGGTGACCGAGCACATCGGCCTGATCGCGACGGTCTCCACCACCTACAACGAGCCGTTCCACGTGGCCCGCAAGTTCGCCTCGCTGGACCACATCAGCGGCGGCCGGGCCGGCTGGAACATCGTCACCTCCGCGAGCGAGGCCGAGGCGCACAACTTCGGCGTCGAACGCCCCGCTCACAAGGACCGCTACGACCGCGCCGCCGAGTTCCTGGAGGTCGTCACCAAGCTCTGGGACAGCTGGGAGGACGGAGCGATCCTGGGCGACCGCCGCAGCGGGGACTACGCCGACACCACCAGGATCCACGCCCTCGACCACGTCGGCCACCACTTCCGGGTCCGAGGCCCGCTGAACACCTCCCGCCCCCCGCAGGGCCACCCCCTGCTGGTCCAGGCCGGATCCTCCGAGGACGGCAAGGAGTTCGCCGCCCGCTTCGCCGAGGCCGTGTTCACCGCGCAGCAGACCCTCCAGGAGGGCCGGGAGTTCTACTCCGACCTCAAGTCCCGTCTCGGCCGGTACGGCAGGCGCGGGGACGAGCTGCTGGTCCTCCCCGGCATCTCGCCGATCATCGGCTCCACCGAGCGGGAGGCGCTCCTGCTGGAGAAGGAGCTCGAAGAGCTGATCATCCCCGAGTACGGCGTGCGGCAGCTCTCAGGGATCCTCGGCGTGGACCTGTCGGGCCATCCGCTCGACAGTCCCCTGCCCGAGGTGACCCCGCCGGCCGACGGCCAGCAGAGCCGGTTCAAACTCGTCACCGATCTCGCCCGGCGTGAGCGGCTGACCCTGCGGGAGCTGATCAACCGCCTGGCCGGAGGCCGGGGGCACCGCGTGGTCACCGGCACTCCCGAGCAGGTCGCCGACCGGATACAGGAGTGGTTCACCAGCGGCGCCGCCGACGGCTTCAACATCATGCCGCCGGTCCTGCCGAGCGGCCTGGAGGACTTCGTCGACTACGTCGTGCCCGAGTTGCAGGTCCGTGGCCTGTTCCGCACCGAGTACGAAGGCCGCACGCTGCGCCAGAACTACGGCCTGGCGCGTCCAGCATCCCGTTTCGAGCAGAAGGTGCCGGTGGCTTCATGA
- a CDS encoding type II toxin-antitoxin system RelE/ParE family toxin yields the protein MSLYAIEIEPEIQLWLESLSERDYVKVEALADLLAEQAETLGEPYSKHLGGKLRELRLSLPHRQVRITYWLAPGRRAVLLTVFPKTRRKETGQIERAHRAQAECESRHTAASNTYDRIWKD from the coding sequence GTGAGTCTGTATGCCATCGAGATCGAGCCCGAGATCCAGCTATGGCTCGAATCACTGTCCGAGCGTGACTACGTGAAAGTCGAAGCCCTGGCCGACCTTCTCGCCGAGCAGGCGGAGACACTGGGCGAGCCGTACTCCAAGCATCTGGGCGGCAAGCTCAGGGAGCTACGCCTCTCCCTCCCGCACCGCCAGGTCCGGATCACTTACTGGCTCGCTCCGGGACGCAGGGCCGTTCTCCTGACCGTCTTCCCCAAAACCCGCCGAAAAGAGACCGGTCAGATCGAACGCGCCCATCGAGCACAGGCTGAATGTGAGAGCCGCCATACAGCCGCCTCGAATACATACGACCGCATCTGGAAGGACTGA
- a CDS encoding MBL fold metallo-hydrolase has protein sequence MVTAANEAQREAWRAGGFPEVERVRPGLWSIPVPIPINPLRYVLVYALELPDGVAIVDAGWDTDEAYGALAAGLGTAGYEVTDVRAVLVTHIHPDHYGLAGRIREVSGAWIGLHPADSRLLRDRYDEAGVDDLVARERLLLVRSGVPLPLLDELAGASMMLRHYVTMARPDRLIEDGDLLGLPGWDLRAVWTPGHSPGHVCFVEQERRLLFSGDHVLPRITPIVAVHPQSAPNPLADYLEALAAVRKFDVDEVLPAHEYRFLELADRVDHVIAHHEERLAEIETVVGAGDGITCWDAATRLRWARPWETIPPFMRRGANNETLAHLVWLEARGRLRRVAGEPDLWFPA, from the coding sequence ATGGTGACGGCGGCGAACGAGGCACAGCGCGAGGCCTGGCGGGCCGGGGGGTTTCCCGAGGTGGAACGGGTGCGGCCGGGGCTCTGGTCGATCCCGGTGCCGATCCCGATCAATCCTCTCCGCTACGTGCTGGTCTACGCCCTCGAACTCCCCGACGGGGTGGCGATCGTGGACGCGGGGTGGGACACCGACGAGGCGTACGGCGCGCTGGCCGCCGGGCTCGGGACCGCCGGATACGAGGTGACCGACGTCAGGGCCGTCCTGGTCACCCACATCCACCCCGACCACTACGGGCTGGCCGGGCGGATCCGCGAGGTGTCGGGCGCCTGGATCGGGCTGCACCCGGCGGACTCCCGGCTGCTGCGCGACCGCTACGACGAGGCCGGCGTCGACGACCTGGTGGCGCGGGAGCGCCTGCTGCTGGTGCGGTCCGGCGTGCCGCTGCCCCTGCTGGACGAGCTGGCCGGGGCCTCGATGATGCTCCGGCACTACGTGACCATGGCCAGGCCCGACCGGCTGATCGAGGACGGCGACCTCCTCGGCCTGCCCGGCTGGGACCTGCGTGCGGTCTGGACCCCCGGTCACTCGCCGGGGCACGTGTGCTTCGTCGAGCAGGAGCGGCGGCTGCTGTTCTCCGGCGACCACGTGCTCCCCCGGATCACGCCCATCGTGGCGGTCCATCCGCAGTCCGCGCCCAACCCGCTCGCCGACTATCTTGAGGCGCTGGCGGCGGTGCGCAAGTTCGACGTGGACGAGGTGCTGCCCGCGCACGAGTACCGGTTCCTGGAGCTGGCCGACCGGGTCGACCACGTGATCGCCCACCATGAGGAGCGGCTGGCCGAGATCGAGACGGTGGTCGGCGCCGGGGACGGGATCACCTGCTGGGACGCGGCGACCAGGCTGCGATGGGCGCGCCCGTGGGAGACCATCCCGCCGTTCATGCGCCGGGGGGCGAACAACGAGACGCTGGCGCACCTGGTCTGGCTGGAGGCCAGGGGACGGCTGCGCCGGGTCGCCGGGGAGCCCGACCTGTGGTTTCCCGCGTAA
- a CDS encoding ABC transporter ATP-binding protein, with protein MKIQIQGVGKEFRVRGADRLFTALDDVTLDVRAGEFLTLVGPSGCGKSTLLDLLAGLTEPTSGRILLDGAPVDGPGLDRGIVFQQYALFPWRTALSNVEFGLEAKAVPKKERAERARSYLDLVGLRGFEERYPHELSGGMRQRVAIARSLAFDPDVLLMDEPFAALDAQTRESLQEELLRIWEKTGKTIVFITHGIDEAVYLGQRVAVMTSRPGRIKRVVDVEFDSRDGDLRADARFGEYRHQVWTLLRDEVAAARAEEAVPVG; from the coding sequence ATGAAGATCCAGATCCAGGGAGTCGGCAAGGAGTTCCGCGTCCGCGGCGCCGACCGGCTGTTCACCGCGCTCGACGACGTCACCCTCGACGTGCGGGCCGGGGAGTTCCTCACCCTCGTCGGGCCGAGCGGTTGCGGCAAGTCCACCCTCCTCGACCTGCTCGCCGGGCTGACCGAGCCGACCAGCGGCCGGATCCTCCTGGACGGCGCCCCCGTCGACGGCCCCGGCCTGGACCGGGGGATCGTCTTCCAGCAGTACGCGCTGTTCCCCTGGCGCACCGCGCTGTCCAACGTCGAGTTCGGGCTGGAGGCGAAAGCCGTACCGAAGAAGGAGCGCGCCGAGCGGGCCAGGTCCTATCTGGACCTGGTCGGGCTGCGCGGGTTCGAGGAGCGCTATCCGCACGAGCTCTCCGGTGGCATGCGCCAGCGCGTGGCCATCGCCCGGAGCCTCGCCTTCGACCCGGACGTGCTGCTGATGGACGAGCCGTTCGCCGCGCTGGACGCGCAGACCCGCGAGTCCCTCCAGGAGGAGCTGCTGCGGATCTGGGAGAAGACCGGCAAGACGATCGTGTTCATCACCCACGGCATCGACGAGGCCGTCTATCTCGGCCAGCGGGTCGCGGTCATGACCTCCCGGCCCGGCCGGATCAAGCGGGTCGTCGACGTCGAGTTCGACTCCCGCGACGGGGACCTGCGGGCCGACGCGCGCTTCGGCGAGTACCGGCACCAGGTGTGGACGCTGCTCCGTGACGAGGTCGCGGCCGCCAGGGCGGAGGAGGCGGTCCCCGTTGGCTAG
- a CDS encoding NADPH-dependent FMN reductase codes for MSIVTVVGNPRAGSRTYDVAVQATQTIARRIGHEGPSEIVDLSALAPLLFVPEASSAVEAALDLVTQASVLVVASPTYKGTYTGLLKTFLDRLPGGALASTVALPLLVMGDARHALAVEVHFRPLLVELGATVPTPGLALLESDIPGLDAVLGRWAGRVAPQVAAALREGASA; via the coding sequence ATGAGCATCGTGACCGTGGTGGGCAACCCGCGAGCCGGGTCGCGCACGTATGACGTGGCCGTCCAGGCCACCCAGACCATCGCCCGGCGGATCGGCCACGAGGGGCCGTCCGAGATCGTCGACCTGTCCGCCCTCGCCCCCCTGCTGTTCGTGCCGGAAGCGTCGTCCGCCGTGGAGGCCGCGCTGGATCTCGTCACCCAGGCGAGCGTCCTGGTGGTGGCGAGCCCGACCTACAAGGGCACCTACACCGGCCTGCTCAAGACCTTCCTCGACCGGCTGCCGGGAGGCGCGCTGGCCTCCACCGTCGCGCTGCCGCTGCTGGTGATGGGGGACGCGCGGCACGCCCTGGCGGTGGAGGTCCACTTCCGGCCGCTCCTGGTCGAGCTGGGCGCCACCGTCCCCACCCCGGGCCTGGCGCTGCTGGAGTCCGACATCCCCGGCCTCGACGCCGTTCTCGGCCGCTGGGCCGGCCGGGTCGCCCCTCAGGTCGCCGCGGCACTCAGGGAAGGAGCTTCGGCATGA
- a CDS encoding ABC transporter permease — protein sequence MASLSTGVTAAGLPAGISSGLGRLAVTAGRRVAALGVLAALWESLPRLRVVDPTFLTPLSEVLVAWWDLLLSGELLDHTQASLIRSLAGFALAIVVAIPLGLLIGWYKPVADLLNPVLELFRNTAALALLPVFVLILGLGETSKISIILYACAWPILLNTVAGVKSVDPLLIKSARSMGLRPVRLFQKVILPAAVPTIFTGIRLAGAYSILVLVAAEMVGAKAGLGYLITYAQFNFRVPDMYAGILTISVLGLLFNQLLVRLEHRFSTWRTS from the coding sequence TTGGCTAGCCTCTCGACCGGCGTCACCGCCGCCGGTCTTCCGGCAGGCATCTCCTCCGGCCTGGGGCGCCTGGCCGTGACGGCGGGCCGGCGCGTCGCCGCCCTGGGCGTGCTCGCCGCGCTCTGGGAGAGCCTGCCCCGCCTGCGGGTGGTGGACCCCACCTTCCTGACGCCGCTGTCGGAGGTCCTGGTGGCCTGGTGGGACCTGCTCCTGTCCGGGGAACTGCTCGACCACACCCAGGCCAGCCTGATCAGGTCCCTGGCCGGGTTCGCCCTGGCGATCGTCGTGGCCATCCCCCTCGGCCTGCTGATCGGCTGGTACAAGCCGGTGGCCGACCTGCTCAACCCGGTGCTCGAACTGTTCCGCAACACCGCGGCGCTCGCCCTGCTCCCGGTGTTCGTGCTCATCCTCGGGCTCGGCGAGACCTCCAAGATCTCGATCATCCTGTACGCCTGCGCCTGGCCGATCCTGCTCAACACGGTCGCCGGGGTGAAGAGCGTGGACCCTCTGCTGATCAAGTCGGCCCGGTCGATGGGGCTCCGGCCGGTCCGGCTGTTCCAGAAGGTGATCCTCCCGGCCGCGGTGCCCACGATCTTCACCGGCATCCGGCTCGCCGGGGCCTACTCGATCCTGGTGCTGGTCGCCGCCGAGATGGTCGGCGCCAAGGCCGGCCTGGGCTACCTGATCACCTACGCCCAGTTCAACTTCCGGGTGCCCGACATGTATGCCGGGATCCTCACGATCTCCGTGCTCGGACTGCTCTTCAACCAGCTCCTCGTCCGTCTGGAGCACCGTTTCTCGACGTGGAGGACCTCCTGA